The Calliphora vicina chromosome 3, idCalVici1.1, whole genome shotgun sequence genome contains a region encoding:
- the nudE gene encoding nuclear distribution protein nudE homolog: MMESPPLFNSVEDECRYWKERAKLYHKEWTDVKQEYDEYVEQSREMEAEMDATIDQKQATIKDLRFKLSSVEKENESLKIKLESHSMELNSIEKQLENMKKERDSMKDYLRQLEQKNDDLERAHRILNESIVDFERMLDKAYEKNALLEMEVDEKEVLQEKLQRLMDETRDLKQELNVKTRYTSTNGSQNGGLVGTGSEVTTPNGINGDILLQPLDTAALNNTNTLGTTNTNSTATNINDYQLQQRSLKRKPFADPDNLLNGNAMTASSRTTAFNIVTDMLKKLNLDKALLCPQCDRFSCICERTKINSNSSTSSSISTTTTANNDINASNKSLAEDATDNNNVLLRRSTSRSNTSLNFGTNIFKRFAERMSSNSNIFATSLRNSCASTEISNEKT, encoded by the exons atgatgGAATCACCTCCACTATTTAATAGTGTAGAAGACGAATGTCGTTATTGGAAGGAAAGGGCTAAACTTTATCATAAAGA GTGGACAGATGTTAAGCAGGAGTATGACGAATACGTTGAGCAATCACGTGAAATGGAAGCCGAAATGGATGCTACTATTGATCAGAAACAGGCAACAATTAAAGATCTCAGATTTAAATTATCATCAGTGGAAAAAGAAAATGAATCACTTAAG atCAAACTCGAATCACATAGTATGGAATTAAATAGCattgaaaaacaattggaaaatatgaaaaaagaacGAGATTCCATGAAAGACTACCTGCGACAGTTGGAACAGAAAAATGATGATTTAGAGCGAGCGCATCGTATACTAAATGAAAGTATTGTAGATTTTGAACGAATGCTGGACAAAGCATATGAAAAGAATGCATTACTCGAGATGGAAGTAGATGAAAAAGAAGTTTTACAAGAAAAACTACAAAGGCTAATGGATGAAACGAGAG atcttaaACAAGAACTTAATGTGAAAACGCGTTACACGTCCACAAACGGTTCACAGAATGGCGGCCTGGTGGGTACTGGCTCCGAGGTAACCACACCCAATGGCATTAATGGTGATATATTGTTGCAGCCTCTCGATACAGCAGCCCTAAATAATACCAATACATTAGgaacaacaaatacaaacagTACAGCAACAAATATTAATGATTATCAATTACAACAGCGTTCATTAAAAA GAAAACCATTTGCCGATCCGGATAATTTACTTAATGGTAATGCAATGACTGCTAGTTCACGTACGACAGCATTTAACATTGTCACTGATATgctcaaaaaattaaat TTGGATAAAGCACTTTTATGTCCGCAATGTGATCGCTTTAGTTGTATATGTGAACGTACGAAAATCAACTCCAACTCCTCCACCTCCTCCTCAATCAGCACCACAACAACGGCTAACAATGATATTAATGCTAGCAACAAGTCGCTGGCTGAAGATGCCACAGACAACAATAATGTCTTGTTGCGCCGTTCGACTAGTCGCAGTAATACAAGTTTAAATTTtggtaccaacatttttaaacgtttCGCCGAACGCATGAGTTCGAATAGTAACATTTTCGCCACAAGTTTAAGAAACTCCTGTGCCAGCACTGAAATATCAAACGAAAAGACATAA